TTCTCCAACAATCATTTTGTTCAATACCGTTCTTGGAAAAGGTGTTTCTTTTATGGAAAACAATCCAGGTTGGCACGGAACTCCTCCGAAACCGGAAGAAGAGAAGAAAGCTCTCGAAGAACTATCGGCTCTTTCCGTTTGAATTTTATAGCTCCCCAAAATTTGGGGAGCGTTTGCTTTTTTTCATTTCTTTTCAAATCGTCTTTTCAATTTTTTAGCTCTTTCCTTAACCGACCGTAAGACATAGTAATTTATCATTCGCATTTCATTTTTTCCACAAACAAATTTCATTCTGAATTGACTCATTTTGTTTTTTGGAAAATGATCTAGTTTATGCCCTCATCCGATTCTTACTTTGATTCTCTTTCCTTTCCTCCTGAGAAGTTAGAAGAAAAATTCTATCAGTTGGAATTTGCCGGAGCGGAAGATAAGATTCAGGTTATGCGCGAGATTGCCGAAATGGTTCCTTGGCAATATAGAATCAGCGACTTCGTAGACGAGTTCAAAGATCCCACGTTGAGAGTTTTTGCTCGTTCTATTTCTTCGATCGTTCATCTGGAACGTATCAATTCACGTTATGTGCTTCTTGCAGGCAAGGGACATATAAACGACTACTCGGATTTGGAAGAAGCGGTCTTTCTTCTTTCGAGCGTTGGTGATCCCGACGCATCGTATCACGAATTTAAAATTTATCTCGATCAGTTGGCGCTCCGAGTGGAAGAACTCTGCGACCTCAATCCGGAATACGTTTCCGAAGAACTCAAGGTTCATTTCTTGACAAGGGTTCTTTCTTCCGAGGAAAACTTTCAGGGGAATAACGATCAATACGACGATCCGAATAATTCTTTCGTAACTCGAATCGTGCGCACTCGAAAGGGAATTCCGATCTCCTTGTCGGCCATTTATCTCCTCGTGGGTCAAAGGCTTTCTCTTCCTCTTTACGGTGTGAATATGCCCTTACATTTTCTTTTGCACTTTGATTCTACCGATTACGAAACCTTTATCGATCCCTTTCACGGCGGGGTTCTTCTGGATAAATCCACTTGTATCCGTTTTTTGGAAGCGAACAGTTTTACTCCGAGCGAAAGATATTTCACTCGCGCGAGTACTCTTTCCATTATCAAAAGAATGTATCGAAATCTGATTCATATCTACCGTAAGGAACAGTATCGGGATATGGAAGATATTCTCGCTCGTCAGCTCCTGATTCTTGAAAACAAACTGAAAGCCTAAGTTCCTACAAAGAGTTCTGCTTGAGCCTGTACAGATATTTTGAATACTGGCCCCACGGGAAGAGGTAGTGAAAGTATCGGTACTGAAAGATTCTTTAGTTCGGAAGTTTGATAAAAAACTGGAAGCGATCATTCGCGAGGACCTCAAAATTCTCGCCGAGATCAAAACCTATACTATCCGATCCGGTGGAAAGCGGATTCGTCCGATCTTGCATTACTGCCTTTGTCAACTCCTCGGTTATTCCGGCAAATACTGGCTGGATGTAGGAGCCATCGCCGAACTCATCCATTCCGCGAGTTTGCTTCACGACGACGTCGTGGACGAAGCTGAAACCAGACGCGGTCTTCAGAGCGTGGGTTCTAAATTCGGAAATAAAACCGCGATTCTCGCCGGGGACTACCTCTTGGCCTGTGGAATCGACCATCTCAACAGCCTGGGTTATCCGGAACTGATGGATCTTTTTACCCAGGTCATCAAAGACCTTTCCGTTTCGGAACTCATTCAGATGGAATGGGAAAAGAATCCAAAAATAACATTAGAAATCTATAATAGAGTGGTTTACGGAAAAACCGCGTCCCTTTTCGGAGCCGTCACTTCGGCCGCCGGAATTCTTTCCGAAAAACAGGACAAAGAAAAGAAAAAGTTGAGACAATTCGGAATCGATCTTGGTTCCTTTTTTCAGAAGAAGGACGACGCGATCGATTACTTTTCTCCCGCGAGCAAGAGTGGAAAGGTTCCTCTGAAAGATTTTTACAACGGTCTTTATACGTATCCGATTCTTCTTCTCTTGGACAAGGCGGATAAGAACGATAAGAAGCTGATTCATTCTCTCTTTGCAAAATCCGAACGTTCTCAAGGAGACGGTGTTGTGATTCTCAGTTTGCTTTCCCGTTATCAAATTCGGGAACAGATGGACGCGGAGTTTCAAAACATAGCGAATAACTTGATGAAATTCTTAAATGGATTTCCGGATTCCGGAATTCGTAATCTTTTAAAAGACCAAATTCTCAAACTCTTAGAAGAATAGATTTGCATTTCCTTTCAAAGAAACGTTTACTGTTTCTCCGACGGTAGCGAAGCGTTCGATTCCGGTTTTGTTTCCCTTGTCTAAAATAGATTCAAAACCATGCGGATTGATGTAGGAACTCCCACTCAAGAAAGCTTTGTGCTTGCAAAATTATAATTTTATGATAGAGAAAAGTCTCCGGAGAGTTTCCGCCACCCACCCCTCCACCCAAGATCAGGGTGGGGCGCGCGACTTTCACGGAGGATTGTCGTAGTTCCGACGGATTCATCTCGAGATTCAAGTTGTTCTGAATCAGGAGATCGGTCGATCAAGGAAGGATTTGAGTTCAGGGTAAAACTTCGGAAATCCATATTCCGAAAGTGAATCGAGCGCTTTTCTTTCGCAGTGAAACGGCGACTTTTGCAACGCATGAGCAAAATTGAATACGGTTAAAATGAGAGGAGAAAGTAGAATGACGCCAAAAATTTATCCACAGATCGATCCGAACCTGGATTTGGTTTTCGAAAGAATCGTAGACGTTCCTCGTGAATTAGTCTGGGCAGCGTGGACAAAACCGGAACACGTCGTAAAATGGTTCACACCGGCGCCTTGGAAAACTATCGATTGCGAAATTGATCTGCGTCCGGGGGGAATCTTTCGGACAACCATGCAATCACCCGAAGGAGTGGACTTTCCGAATTTGGGTTGTTATCTGGAAGTGATCGAAAACGAAAAACTTTCTTGGACCGACGCGCTTCAGCCGGGCTTTCGCCCTTCACCGGATCCGACGAATCCGTTCGGATTTTTTACCGGGATCCTAACTTTGGAGATTCACGGAAAGGGAACAAAATACGTAGCGACGGCAATTCACGGAAACGAAATCAATCGTAAAAAACACGAAGAGATGGGTTTTCACGAAGGTTGGGGCAAAGCTCTCGATCAACTCGTGGAGCATGCAAAAACAATGAAACTCTAATATTAGAAAATTCCGATGTAACAATCGGAGTTTTATTTCTTATTGAGTGGTGGTGCTTCCGCTTGGAATCACGTTCGGAGCGCTGCAAGAAATGTTTCCAGTAATCGTCACCGCGGTTCCCGATGCAGACGCAGTCGAAACGCAGGTCTGATTGTCCTGGGTAAAACATTGTTGTGTGGTTGTAATCGAAGTACAGTTTACGTTATCGGACGTATAACACTGATTGAGAATACCCGTGGTTGTAGAGCTTGCGAGCAATTTTCCAGTAAGAGAAATTTCGATATCCATGTATTGAAGTGTCTGTTGTTGAGCCGCGCCACTGGTGCCCGGATATACCGGGATTCCGGAAGCTCCCCATTCTACCTTACCTACGTTACCGGTAACGGTTCTTGCAAAAGCGCCGCCTGAATAACTAAAACCCTGTTGCGGATCCACGGATCCTTGATACTGGGAAGAATCGAATTGAAACCGAAGAACCAAAGATTCTCCCGTAGTCTTCATGATCAACTGACTCGTGATCGTATAACGTGTGCTTGTCGAACCGGAAGTAGTGGTCGTACTTCCCGAAGTAGTTCCTGTGGTTCCGGTAGAAGTTGTTCCGGGAACGGCGACGCCGCAGGAGGAAATCTTATCGGAGTCGACTTCTCCATTGATAAAAATGATATCCCCGTTCGTCGCTAAAACCTTCAGATCCACGTTGTTCTGATCCTTGTGCTGACAATCGAGAAAGAACACGGAACTAAGAATGGATATAAAAAGAATGGTATAAGAACGTTTCATAGAATGCCTTTAATTCATGCTGATTGAAAAGCGAAAGAAGGTCAAGAATGAAATTGAACTTCGCTTTCTGGTTTCGACCCTGCATTTAGAAGATCGTTCCTTTGCACCCCGATTCTGAAACAAAAATTGAAAGAATGGTTTGACAGGCTCGGAAAATGGTATGAACTCCCGGCGCATGGAAAAAAGCTCTCAGGCCGCAGAACATAAACCCGGACTCTTGGAGCGCTGGGGAATTCGCGTTTTACAAAATCTCGCGCAAAGAGACAAAAGATCTCCGGGAAATTGGACGCGTCAGGAGTTTGGAATCGGCTCCAGAAAAATCATCGGCTGGACCGTTTTTTGGTCCTTACAAACCGGATTTTGGACCACCTTCTTTATCATCCTTGTCGAAAAGATATTTCCGGATTCTCCGGAACTTTGGTCTCCCGTATTTTTGGAAAAATGGTTTTGGACGGGACTCGCTCTTTTGTTGGGAACCGTTTTAGAATTTTATCTTCTCTATCGAATCGGTCTTTCTTCCGTCTACAAGATGACCCGTCTCGCAGGGCTTGACTTAGAAGAAGATCCCGATTTGATCACCGGAGTCAGCAACCTTCTTTCCAGATTGGCTCTTGAAATTCCGGATCCAGATCTAAGACTTCTGGGAATCGATCCTTATCGCCTTACGAACAAACAAAGTCTTTTTATTACGACCTTGCTCTACAAAGCAAAAGTCTTCTTGTCGAATTTGGTCGCGAAAATTGTGATTCGAAAAATTCTCGCAAGAAACTCTTTTCGAGTCTACGCGGACTTTGTCGCGGCGCCAATCACCGCGATTTGGGACGCAATCGTACTTTATATTATTCTAAAGGAGTTGCGGACTCGACTTCTCACTCGAATCTTATCCAAAGAACTCGTGGAAGATATTCTTTCGAGAGAGAATGCGCTCAGCCGGGAGGCGAAGATTGCCTGTATGACCGCGATCGGGAACTCCGTAGTTTTTACGCAGAGATTTCATCCGAATTTAGAATACATTCTTATCAAACTTCACAAAGCCTTTCAGATCGAAAATT
This is a stretch of genomic DNA from Leptospira tipperaryensis. It encodes these proteins:
- a CDS encoding LIC10920 family plasminogen-binding lipoprotein, which produces MKRSYTILFISILSSVFFLDCQHKDQNNVDLKVLATNGDIIFINGEVDSDKISSCGVAVPGTTSTGTTGTTSGSTTTTSGSTSTRYTITSQLIMKTTGESLVLRFQFDSSQYQGSVDPQQGFSYSGGAFARTVTGNVGKVEWGASGIPVYPGTSGAAQQQTLQYMDIEISLTGKLLASSTTTGILNQCYTSDNVNCTSITTTQQCFTQDNQTCVSTASASGTAVTITGNISCSAPNVIPSGSTTTQ
- a CDS encoding SRPBCC family protein, producing the protein MTPKIYPQIDPNLDLVFERIVDVPRELVWAAWTKPEHVVKWFTPAPWKTIDCEIDLRPGGIFRTTMQSPEGVDFPNLGCYLEVIENEKLSWTDALQPGFRPSPDPTNPFGFFTGILTLEIHGKGTKYVATAIHGNEINRKKHEEMGFHEGWGKALDQLVEHAKTMKL
- a CDS encoding LBF_2804 family protein, whose product is MNSRRMEKSSQAAEHKPGLLERWGIRVLQNLAQRDKRSPGNWTRQEFGIGSRKIIGWTVFWSLQTGFWTTFFIILVEKIFPDSPELWSPVFLEKWFWTGLALLLGTVLEFYLLYRIGLSSVYKMTRLAGLDLEEDPDLITGVSNLLSRLALEIPDPDLRLLGIDPYRLTNKQSLFITTLLYKAKVFLSNLVAKIVIRKILARNSFRVYADFVAAPITAIWDAIVLYIILKELRTRLLTRILSKELVEDILSRENALSREAKIACMTAIGNSVVFTQRFHPNLEYILIKLHKAFQIENYHFRLDEWESLEKLLKNLNEEEKELCLKILSVTCCFDGKISFFERKHLPLVFGEKSKERLEWVESLANSIGRGDLEEARELSKINFSVPR
- a CDS encoding polyprenyl synthetase family protein, which gives rise to MKVSVLKDSLVRKFDKKLEAIIREDLKILAEIKTYTIRSGGKRIRPILHYCLCQLLGYSGKYWLDVGAIAELIHSASLLHDDVVDEAETRRGLQSVGSKFGNKTAILAGDYLLACGIDHLNSLGYPELMDLFTQVIKDLSVSELIQMEWEKNPKITLEIYNRVVYGKTASLFGAVTSAAGILSEKQDKEKKKLRQFGIDLGSFFQKKDDAIDYFSPASKSGKVPLKDFYNGLYTYPILLLLDKADKNDKKLIHSLFAKSERSQGDGVVILSLLSRYQIREQMDAEFQNIANNLMKFLNGFPDSGIRNLLKDQILKLLEE
- a CDS encoding transglutaminase-like domain-containing protein codes for the protein MPSSDSYFDSLSFPPEKLEEKFYQLEFAGAEDKIQVMREIAEMVPWQYRISDFVDEFKDPTLRVFARSISSIVHLERINSRYVLLAGKGHINDYSDLEEAVFLLSSVGDPDASYHEFKIYLDQLALRVEELCDLNPEYVSEELKVHFLTRVLSSEENFQGNNDQYDDPNNSFVTRIVRTRKGIPISLSAIYLLVGQRLSLPLYGVNMPLHFLLHFDSTDYETFIDPFHGGVLLDKSTCIRFLEANSFTPSERYFTRASTLSIIKRMYRNLIHIYRKEQYRDMEDILARQLLILENKLKA